The genomic segment gtgaggaaatttcatgactggacttgttgcacaggtggcgtcctatcaaggtaccatgctggaattcactgagctcctgaaagcaacccattcttttacaaatgtttgtagaagcagtctgcaagcctaggtgcttggcaatggaagtgattggaacacctgaatttaattttttggatgggtgagtgaatacttttggcaatatagcatatcaacaaaaaaaaaaatttaaaccaCCAAGAACACAATAGATTCCAACAGCAACCAATGTGGGCTTTATCCTAGCAACAGCTCtagcatttttacattttgaaaccTATGACCAGTTTGAAAggatttatataaaaaatgtaaaataaaaaagattccACTTCAGTTTAATTGTTATAACCATACACAGTCTGATAGCTGTACTTGATTTTTATTATGCTTCTTAGTCAAAAATAtaatctttaaaaatataaaaccatgaagTAGTCCTATCTGTAATGTGTCTATATGTTAATATCAGACATAATCGTTCTGATTCTGTAAATCATTATGGAAGAAAATTTCGAGAAATTCAAGAAAATTTAGGGCCAGAAatgcttttattcatttatagaGTACAAGGTAAGGAAGGTGCGGATGTTAATGGAGTGGGTGGGCTGAGTGATGTCACAggttaaataaattataataaaatatttaatttatcaAAAATGCTGCCAGCCTGTTTTGCCATCACTGCAGTCTACCTACTAGTTTTCATGATAATGGCAGATTCAGATTGTCACAATTTTCTTCAGAGTCAGGCCAAATGAGCTGGAGGTCCACTATTATTTTAAAGTCATCCATTTTGTCAATTTCTCATTTTATATAAGCACAACTACAAAACAGGTAAGATTTATGTGCATGAAGTTTGTTGTTACTCGGCAACACATCACTCCTTACTTAGCAATGCATCCATGGAGTGATACAGTTTTGATGAGAAAAAGCCATGCTGTTATCACAAATATCAGCACGGTTAAGATGCTTCTGTACTAATCAGACTGATTTTACAATATTCTTACGCTTCCCAGTTACTACCTAGAAAATTCACTAGAATATATAGTTGGAATCTCAGTCTTTAGGAGGCTTTAGCTTCTCATACCTTTCACCAATTAAGACCATGAGcaattacatatacagtatgttaCAGCAACTTATTTTTGGTAATATTAAATGCAGCAATTACAAATACCTGACAATGTTAAACAATGTTAAAGTTGTCACTTTGCATTTGGGTGGTCATTAAAAAAGTGGATTACATTATACAAATGAAAGAATTACATCATCAAATAATAACAGTGAGAGGAACAGTATAGATTTGTGTGAGATCAGGCTGTCAATAAATGTATTTACGTTAATTACAGGACATTTCTCAACTTTCTTGTTACAGAATATTTTCTAATGTTTTAACATTAAGTTTATTGGAATTTTAGCACAataactaaactaaacaagaaTCTGCTTGTGTTAGTCCCTGGAGATTGTTTAAAATTGTCTTCTCATTTTGATTCCCATATGTTTGTGAGTTTAAAAGGACAcaaaaaagacacaaagaaGATTGTTTTAAGTTATTGTAATTCACAGCTTCATGGAATGTTCACTGGATGAAGACTTGATGGATGGAGATTGCCTATATGTACCATAACAGCGTCTGGAATCAAAATCTACTTTTATGGTTTTGGAGGTACTAGAGTGAACACGTAAAAATACTACAAGAAGCTGCAGACAAAAGAGcaaactttcattttcattagcaTTCTACTAAAAGCTGGCAACAGGAGAGATTTTAATTCAGTGCTGTACCTCTCCTCAGTTACTTCATTTATGTACTTTAACTCATTTTAATATTACCTGGCATGTATAAAGGATTCAGTCAGAGAACCATCAACCTGAACTAGTCATGGCAAATTTTGCATCAGTTTCTGGCTTCACGCGTCACATAACGCAGACCATGATCCCCATATGCATCATAGTTGTCAAAAGTTAGCTTCTGGAGCCACTCACTCTCATAAGTAGTGGTACTATAAACAAAGGCCTCAGTGGTGCTCCTGACTTTTGGTGTTCCCGCTCCAACCCCATGTTCCATCTCTAGTAGGATACATGTGCGCTGATACATTTGTGGGCAGCTTTCAAACCAGTCTAAGAACTTCAGCATCTGATCATCCACACTGTAGATTTCTCCCTGGATACGTTGGCCCTTCCCAGGAACATTGAGAAGGAAGGGGATGTTGTACTCGCCTGCTATGACAAGCGGGTATTTCTCAACAGTGCGAGCATGGCAAAGGAATTCAGCTTTACCATTAGTAACGTCCAGCATTTTGTAGTGGTTGGGCTGGCCTTTTTTCAGAGTCCcataaacaaaaatgtgcatCATCTGAACTGTGGGGAGAAGAACACTAACAATTCCCTTTTAGGAGAAACAAACCACAAAATTAGATGTGCGCTGCTGACCCAAAGGTTGTTTTATAattgaaagaaataaaactagCAAGTCTCAAGCATTCAAGGTAGAAGTGGATTTGTATACTTGTAATTAAACTctgtgttaataataataatttattacatCTTAAATTTGAAATTGAAGACTTCTCTGCTTACCAAAGCTGTAGGAAGTAATTTTCTCATACCAGACTGCAGTCCTGGAATGCAAAAGTAGTTCTTTAAGACCAAGATGTAATTAactaatacaaaataatataaaaaggtaaataaaaaaaatgcaatgataagCAAGTCATTTACAGCCGacatttcattgaaaacagtacaaagacaacatcaaacatcaaaatttattgtttatttggaAAAGAAATTGAGGGTGTGAAATATCCCTCGCGCGCTCAGGGCCAAGTATATGTGTCTGCAGCCCGGAGAACCAGTGGGCGTAACGAATGGGCGAGTTTTGACATTAATGTGACGCCATATACAAATTGTTAAACCAAGATTTGAGAGAAACGCGCACGGTTAGTACGTGAGATTCGTGTGTGTATTTCGTTGTCAGGAAACAGCAACGTGCAAGTTGCACGAACAAACAAGTAACGGTTTCCTTGAGTTAACAAATTACAAGTTAACCAGCCTTCCCGAAACCAAATTCTGTGTAAACTCTGCCCGCTGCTGTAGCGTCACACCAGTTTCAGCAGATTAAGCACCTGCTTACGTGACACTAATGTCTCCCCTCAGTAAATGGCTCAAGTAAATGAAACGTATGATACGCCCCAACGtcttccttaaaaaaaaaacaccggCACCGTCAGAGGATCCCTTACTGCAACTACAGCAAGTTTGCAACTTACAGCAAACTCAATGATGAACAAATAATACAAGCTacttttaaaagaaaacgaGGGTGGACTTATCTGCGTATATAACCTACAACCTTCTGTGCCTGAAAAATTACTACCTTTGATTTCTATATGTTAAACCCAGTGATACACTTAGCCTGTCAGGCTATGTTGTACATGTACATATGTGAATAAGCCTACGTGCAATAACTCAAGAGAAAAAGTACCTGAATTCTCCTGTCTCCGAGTTATGCTGCTGCTTTGTCGGGTACCTGAAGCACTATTACATTCTAACTCTAGCACAACAGACGTGTCCTTGGATTGCTACATTGCTTCCGTGTTGGAAACTATAGTGATACCGCGAGATCTGCCGAttacacagacagagaagagacagagcCGGTGTTGTGCCAAATTCGTACCCCCTCTCATTTCCTGAGAAACTGCTTTTTGGCCCATCCTTCCCTCAGCAAGGACTGAGAGGCAACACTTCCTGCAGGGCAACGCAGCTACCGCCCCGCCCATGGACCCCACAGCCAACCACAATGGACCTGAGCAGCTCTATGCAATGCAGCATTCCAGCCAATTAAACGCGAGAATTGCGGGGAGCGGGAAAtttctccttccc from the Pygocentrus nattereri isolate fPygNat1 chromosome 6, fPygNat1.pri, whole genome shotgun sequence genome contains:
- the LOC108432577 gene encoding gamma-glutamylaminecyclotransferase C, with the protein product MRKLLPTALGIVSVLLPTVQMMHIFVYGTLKKGQPNHYKMLDVTNGKAEFLCHARTVEKYPLVIAGEYNIPFLLNVPGKGQRIQGEIYSVDDQMLKFLDWFESCPQMYQRTCILLEMEHGVGAGTPKVRSTTEAFVYSTTTYESEWLQKLTFDNYDAYGDHGLRYVTREARN